From Desulfuromonas sp. KJ2020, one genomic window encodes:
- a CDS encoding 3-hydroxyacyl-CoA dehydrogenase/enoyl-CoA hydratase family protein, with protein MIRIKRVAVLGAGVMGSTIAAHLANAGLDVLLLDMVPRELKEEEKARGLTLDSPAVRNRLAADGLEAAARMKPAAFYVKEYARRVEVGNFADDMTRLRECDWVVEVVVENLDIKKTLFREQVAPNLKEGAILSTNTSGLSVNAMAQALPEAVRQNFLVTHFFNPPRYMRLLEVVGCQQTDPQVLEAMTQFLRQRLGKGVVAAKDTPNFIANRIGVYAIFKSVQHMLEMGMTVEEVDAVAGPATARPKSAAFRTADLVGLDTLVHVGNNSYELLPDDEEREVFRVPEFMQDMVGKGLLGNKSKKGFYRKEKGEGGSQIFYYDYRKGDYQPSARPRFASVDAARQIDDPAKRLQMVVSGADQGAEFAWRSLRDTLLYTLRRLPEIADDIVHVDNAMRWGFNWEIGPFEMFDAIGVAAFVKRAQQDGVEIPAVLTRLESFYRFEDGVKQAYDLAAGEYRPVALDPGQIRLDILKRGGAVVEKNANCSVIDLGDGVFGLEFHSKMNAITGDILSMTHKALARAEADGVGLVIGNQGANFSVGANLMMLAVALAEGAYEDVDLAVRAFQKATMAIKYSPIPVVSAPFGLALGGGCEFCIHADAIAAHAETYMGLVEIGVGLLPAGGGTKEMALRAARLAATYGTDVSPFVFKFFQNIGMAKVSMSAAELYELGYMDEGDAISMNADRLIADAKQKVLALARNYRPGRPEEGVKAAGRSVAASIRSQLWNLQQGGFVTPYEAEMGGVIAGIITGGDVPAGTPISEQYLLELEREGFLKLCGNKKTAERIQHMLKKGKPLRN; from the coding sequence ATGATAAGGATCAAACGGGTAGCCGTACTCGGTGCCGGGGTGATGGGCAGCACCATCGCCGCGCACCTGGCCAACGCAGGACTGGACGTCCTGCTTCTCGACATGGTCCCCCGCGAGCTGAAAGAGGAAGAGAAGGCGCGAGGACTGACTCTGGACAGCCCGGCGGTGCGCAATCGTCTCGCTGCGGACGGACTGGAGGCGGCCGCGCGCATGAAGCCGGCGGCCTTCTATGTGAAAGAGTACGCCCGCCGCGTGGAGGTGGGCAACTTCGCGGATGACATGACCCGTCTGCGGGAGTGCGACTGGGTAGTCGAAGTGGTGGTGGAGAATCTGGACATCAAAAAGACGCTCTTTCGCGAGCAGGTGGCGCCCAACCTCAAGGAAGGAGCCATTCTCTCCACCAATACCAGCGGGCTTTCCGTCAACGCCATGGCGCAGGCCCTGCCTGAGGCGGTGCGCCAAAACTTTCTGGTGACCCATTTCTTCAATCCGCCCCGCTACATGCGCCTGCTCGAAGTGGTGGGGTGCCAGCAGACGGATCCGCAGGTGCTCGAGGCGATGACCCAATTCCTCCGTCAGCGCCTGGGCAAGGGGGTGGTCGCCGCCAAGGATACGCCTAACTTTATCGCCAATCGCATCGGCGTCTATGCCATCTTCAAGTCGGTGCAGCACATGCTTGAGATGGGGATGACAGTGGAGGAAGTGGACGCCGTGGCCGGTCCCGCCACCGCTCGGCCCAAGAGCGCCGCCTTTCGCACCGCCGACCTGGTGGGGCTTGATACCCTGGTGCATGTCGGCAACAATTCCTACGAACTGCTGCCCGACGACGAGGAGCGCGAGGTCTTTCGGGTGCCCGAGTTCATGCAGGACATGGTCGGCAAAGGGCTGCTCGGCAACAAGAGCAAAAAGGGCTTCTACCGCAAGGAAAAAGGGGAAGGGGGCTCGCAGATCTTCTACTACGACTACCGCAAAGGCGACTACCAGCCGTCGGCGCGTCCCCGTTTCGCATCCGTCGACGCGGCCCGCCAGATCGACGATCCGGCCAAGCGTCTGCAGATGGTGGTCAGTGGTGCCGACCAGGGGGCCGAGTTCGCCTGGCGCAGCCTGCGCGACACCCTGCTCTACACTCTGCGTCGTCTGCCCGAGATCGCCGATGATATCGTCCATGTCGATAACGCCATGCGCTGGGGCTTCAACTGGGAGATCGGTCCCTTTGAGATGTTCGACGCCATCGGGGTGGCGGCCTTCGTCAAACGGGCACAGCAGGACGGCGTCGAAATCCCCGCGGTGCTGACCCGCCTCGAGTCCTTCTACCGTTTCGAAGACGGTGTGAAGCAGGCCTACGACCTGGCCGCCGGGGAGTACCGGCCGGTGGCCCTGGATCCCGGGCAGATCCGGCTGGATATTCTCAAGCGCGGCGGGGCCGTGGTGGAAAAGAACGCCAACTGCTCCGTCATCGATCTGGGGGACGGCGTCTTCGGCCTGGAGTTCCATTCGAAGATGAACGCCATCACCGGCGACATCCTCAGCATGACCCACAAGGCTCTGGCTCGGGCCGAGGCTGACGGCGTCGGCCTGGTCATCGGCAACCAGGGCGCCAATTTCTCGGTGGGGGCCAATTTGATGATGCTGGCCGTGGCCCTGGCCGAAGGCGCCTACGAAGATGTGGATTTGGCGGTGCGGGCCTTCCAGAAGGCGACCATGGCCATCAAATATTCTCCCATCCCGGTGGTGTCGGCGCCTTTCGGTCTGGCCCTCGGCGGCGGCTGTGAATTCTGCATTCATGCCGACGCCATCGCCGCCCACGCCGAGACTTACATGGGGCTGGTGGAAATCGGCGTCGGCCTCCTGCCTGCCGGCGGCGGCACCAAGGAGATGGCCTTGCGCGCGGCCCGCCTGGCGGCGACCTACGGCACCGACGTCTCTCCCTTCGTCTTCAAATTCTTCCAGAACATCGGCATGGCCAAGGTCTCTATGAGCGCCGCCGAACTCTATGAGCTGGGCTACATGGACGAGGGCGACGCCATCAGCATGAACGCCGACCGTCTCATTGCCGATGCCAAGCAGAAGGTGCTGGCTCTCGCCCGCAACTACCGGCCGGGCCGCCCCGAAGAGGGGGTCAAGGCGGCGGGACGCAGCGTGGCGGCCAGCATCCGCAGCCAGCTGTGGAACCTGCAGCAGGGGGGCTTTGTCACTCCTTACGAGGCGGAGATGGGCGGCGTTATCGCCGGCATCATCACCGGCGGCGACGTCCCTGCCGGCACGCCGATCAGCGAGCAGTACCTGCTCGAACTGGAGCGCGAAGGGTTCCTTAAACTCTGTGGCAATAAAAAGACGGCAGAGCGCATTCAGCACATGCTCAAGAAGGGCAAGCCGCTGCGCAACTGA
- a CDS encoding acetyl-CoA C-acyltransferase yields MRNAYILAAYRTPGCRAHKGKFKDMRPDDLAAAAIGGLLERTVIEAMTVDDVILGCAFPEGEQGMNVARVAAMRAGMPYQVPAQTINRFCSSGLQAIALAAERIMAGFADCILAGGVESMTTVPMGGNKFSANPTLVSQWPEAYVSMGITAELVAEKYGVSRDDQDAFALASHQKAAQAQAEGRFTDEIIPVDVETATLTGSKVAKSRETVAADDGVRADTSLDGLARLKPAFKVGGTVTAGNASQMTDGAASVLVVSEDYLKKTGKEPVARFLSFAARGVPPEIMGIGPVEAVPVALKMAGLKQDDLGLVELNEAFAAQALAVVRELKLNPEIVNVNGGAIALGHPLGCTGAKLTATLLAEMGRRREKYGMVSMCIGGGMGAAGIFERLG; encoded by the coding sequence ATGAGAAACGCCTATATACTGGCCGCCTACCGGACCCCGGGATGCCGGGCACACAAAGGAAAATTCAAGGACATGCGCCCGGATGACCTGGCCGCCGCCGCCATTGGAGGTCTGCTGGAGCGCACGGTCATCGAGGCGATGACCGTCGACGACGTGATTCTCGGCTGCGCCTTCCCCGAAGGGGAGCAGGGCATGAACGTGGCCCGCGTGGCCGCCATGCGGGCGGGCATGCCCTACCAGGTGCCGGCCCAGACCATCAACCGTTTCTGCTCATCGGGGCTGCAGGCCATCGCCCTGGCCGCCGAGCGCATCATGGCGGGTTTTGCCGACTGCATCCTGGCCGGTGGGGTCGAATCGATGACCACGGTCCCCATGGGAGGCAACAAGTTCAGCGCCAACCCGACGCTGGTCAGTCAGTGGCCGGAAGCCTACGTCTCCATGGGGATCACGGCGGAGCTGGTGGCGGAAAAGTATGGGGTCTCACGGGACGATCAGGATGCCTTCGCCCTGGCCAGTCACCAGAAAGCCGCCCAGGCCCAGGCGGAAGGACGCTTCACCGATGAAATCATCCCCGTCGACGTCGAGACGGCGACTCTGACCGGCAGTAAGGTGGCGAAAAGCCGGGAGACGGTCGCCGCCGATGACGGTGTACGGGCTGACACCAGCCTTGACGGGCTGGCCCGGCTCAAGCCGGCCTTCAAGGTCGGGGGGACAGTGACGGCGGGCAACGCCTCGCAGATGACCGACGGCGCCGCCAGCGTGCTCGTGGTGTCGGAGGACTATCTGAAGAAGACGGGCAAGGAACCCGTGGCCCGCTTCCTCTCTTTCGCTGCCCGCGGCGTGCCGCCGGAGATCATGGGGATCGGGCCGGTAGAGGCGGTGCCCGTGGCCCTGAAAATGGCCGGACTCAAGCAGGATGACCTCGGCCTGGTCGAACTCAATGAGGCCTTTGCCGCCCAGGCTCTGGCCGTGGTCCGTGAGCTGAAGCTGAATCCCGAAATCGTCAACGTCAATGGCGGCGCCATCGCCCTCGGCCATCCTCTCGGCTGCACCGGAGCCAAGCTGACCGCCACTCTGCTGGCGGAGATGGGGCGACGTCGCGAAAAATACGGCATGGTCTCCATGTGCATCGGCGGCGGCATGGGCGCGGCCGGCATCTTCGAGCGGCTCGGCTAG
- a CDS encoding acyl-CoA dehydrogenase family protein — MTTRLFKGGEFLVTEVTKDEVFTPEDFSDEQRAIGETTEQFVANDIAPHIEEIDQQNFDLVVEGMRKAGELGLLMIDAPEEYGGLELDKATSMLVGEKISYAGSFSVAYAAHSGIGTLPLIYYGTAAQKEKYLEKIISGEWIAAYCLTEPESGSDALGARATATLSEDGQYYLLNGTKQFITNGGFAQLFTVFAKVDKEHFTAFLVERDFDGLVIGAEEKKLGIKGSSTTQIILDNCKVPVENVLGEVGKGHKIAFNVLNVGRFKLGAGVTGAAKMALAEGIRYANERKQFGKPIASFGAIQEKFANLTAATFASESLVYRLAGLLDNRLATLDKGVDNYYDLYQKGIEEYATECAISKVYCSEVLAEVVDEVVQIHGGYGFVSEYPAERYYRDERINRIFEGTNEVNRLLIPGMILRKAMKGELPLQKEAMKALEGLMTPSFEEIDDSLPFAREKVLLKNLKAVFLLLAGAAVQKYLMRLQDEQEILTAAADIAIEIFALESAVLRAEKSLVKASDKRQELLAAVVKVCAFRTAEEVGTAARRGAFYVEEGDNLTMMLSGIRRYTRYDATGLLPAKRRLAEEAISAEKYIFQ, encoded by the coding sequence ATGACGACACGATTATTCAAGGGCGGAGAGTTTCTGGTAACCGAGGTGACAAAGGACGAGGTCTTCACCCCGGAGGACTTTAGCGACGAGCAGCGGGCCATCGGTGAAACCACCGAGCAGTTTGTCGCCAACGACATCGCTCCCCATATCGAGGAGATCGACCAGCAGAACTTCGACCTGGTGGTGGAGGGGATGCGCAAGGCCGGCGAACTCGGCCTGCTCATGATCGACGCCCCGGAGGAATACGGTGGCCTGGAGCTGGACAAGGCCACCAGCATGCTGGTCGGCGAAAAGATATCCTACGCCGGCTCCTTCTCGGTGGCCTACGCCGCCCATTCCGGCATCGGCACCCTGCCGCTGATCTACTACGGCACCGCCGCCCAGAAGGAGAAATATCTGGAGAAGATCATCAGCGGCGAGTGGATCGCGGCCTACTGCCTGACCGAGCCCGAGTCGGGCAGCGACGCTCTCGGGGCGCGGGCCACGGCCACCCTGTCGGAGGACGGCCAATATTACCTGCTCAACGGCACCAAGCAGTTCATTACCAACGGCGGCTTCGCCCAGCTCTTCACCGTCTTCGCCAAGGTGGACAAGGAGCACTTCACCGCCTTTCTGGTGGAGCGGGATTTCGACGGGCTGGTGATCGGGGCCGAAGAGAAGAAGCTCGGCATCAAGGGATCTTCCACCACCCAGATCATTCTCGATAACTGCAAGGTGCCGGTGGAAAATGTCCTTGGTGAAGTCGGCAAGGGGCACAAGATTGCCTTCAACGTCCTCAATGTCGGCCGTTTCAAGCTGGGCGCCGGGGTGACCGGCGCCGCCAAGATGGCCCTGGCCGAAGGGATCCGCTACGCCAACGAGCGCAAGCAGTTCGGCAAGCCCATCGCCTCTTTCGGGGCCATACAGGAGAAGTTCGCCAACCTGACCGCCGCCACCTTCGCCTCCGAATCCCTCGTCTACCGTCTGGCCGGTCTGCTCGATAACCGCCTGGCCACACTAGATAAAGGGGTGGACAACTACTACGATCTCTATCAGAAGGGAATCGAGGAATACGCCACCGAGTGCGCCATCTCCAAAGTGTACTGCAGCGAGGTACTGGCCGAGGTCGTCGATGAGGTGGTGCAGATCCACGGCGGCTACGGCTTCGTCAGCGAGTATCCGGCCGAACGCTACTACCGGGACGAGCGCATCAACCGCATCTTCGAGGGGACCAACGAGGTTAACCGTCTGCTCATCCCCGGCATGATCCTGCGCAAAGCCATGAAGGGGGAGCTGCCCCTGCAGAAGGAAGCCATGAAAGCCCTGGAAGGCCTGATGACGCCCAGCTTCGAGGAGATCGACGACAGCCTGCCTTTTGCCCGCGAGAAGGTGCTGCTCAAGAATCTCAAGGCCGTCTTCCTGCTGCTGGCCGGCGCGGCGGTGCAGAAGTACCTCATGCGCCTGCAGGATGAGCAGGAGATTCTCACGGCCGCCGCCGATATCGCCATCGAAATTTTCGCCCTGGAGAGCGCCGTGTTGCGGGCAGAAAAGTCATTGGTCAAAGCCAGTGACAAACGCCAGGAACTGCTAGCGGCGGTGGTGAAGGTCTGCGCTTTCCGAACGGCGGAGGAGGTGGGAACAGCGGCCAGGCGGGGAGCCTTCTATGTGGAAGAAGGGGATAATCTGACCATGATGCTCAGTGGCATCCGCCGCTACACCCGTTATGACGCCACGGGTCTGCTGCCGGCCAAGCGGCGACTGGCCGAAGAGGCCATCAGCGCTGAAAAGTATATTTTTCAGTGA
- a CDS encoding MBL fold metallo-hydrolase, whose product MMPADKPVFAPVPESPGEESLRKHTVNTPYMVGEVHFYATELQGEPVLFDTGPPTEEGRQALCRSVDLARLRHVFITHCHVDHYGLAGFIAENSDAVIYVPRLDALKMRHHAQRLAFMEDELRQLGFAPGFVDAFRRGLERSELFPRLPKRMEIVEDSDVPARLGIGVLAAPGHCQSDLVYQANGCAVTGDILLRHIFQAPLLDFDLQTLQGRFANYRAYCDSLKKLQALQGLRIRPGHRDYVTGLEETILFYVNKLVQRAAKVAAFPVELPVARVLERMLPVPAPDPFIAYLKASEVVFMRDYLAEPWRLQEALAVLGLLDRFSQGQGHSTNKGEDL is encoded by the coding sequence ATGATGCCTGCGGATAAGCCCGTTTTTGCGCCTGTTCCCGAGTCTCCAGGGGAGGAAAGCCTGCGCAAGCACACGGTCAACACACCCTACATGGTGGGTGAGGTCCATTTCTATGCGACGGAACTCCAGGGCGAGCCGGTATTGTTCGATACCGGCCCGCCCACGGAGGAGGGGAGGCAGGCCCTGTGCCGCAGTGTCGACCTCGCGCGGCTGCGTCATGTGTTTATTACCCATTGTCACGTGGACCACTACGGGCTGGCGGGTTTTATCGCTGAAAACAGCGACGCCGTCATCTATGTGCCGCGCCTGGACGCGCTCAAGATGCGTCATCATGCACAGCGCCTGGCGTTCATGGAGGATGAGCTGAGACAGCTGGGCTTCGCGCCGGGCTTTGTCGACGCTTTTCGCCGGGGGCTGGAACGCAGCGAACTCTTTCCCCGCCTGCCCAAGCGGATGGAGATCGTCGAGGATTCAGACGTGCCGGCCCGCCTCGGCATCGGGGTGCTGGCGGCGCCGGGCCACTGCCAGAGCGACCTGGTCTATCAGGCCAATGGCTGCGCGGTGACGGGCGATATCCTGCTGCGTCACATCTTTCAGGCGCCGCTGCTCGACTTTGACCTGCAGACCCTGCAGGGGCGCTTTGCCAACTACCGGGCTTACTGCGACAGCCTCAAAAAACTGCAGGCACTGCAGGGACTGCGCATTCGGCCCGGGCATCGGGATTATGTGACCGGGCTGGAGGAGACGATCCTGTTCTATGTCAACAAGCTCGTCCAGCGGGCCGCCAAGGTGGCGGCCTTTCCGGTCGAGCTGCCCGTGGCCCGGGTGCTGGAACGCATGCTTCCCGTCCCCGCTCCGGATCCTTTTATCGCCTACCTGAAAGCCTCGGAAGTGGTCTTCATGCGCGATTACCTGGCCGAACCTTGGCGGCTGCAGGAAGCGCTGGCGGTCTTGGGGCTGCTGGACCGGTTCAGCCAGGGACAGGGCCACTCAACCAACAAAGGGGAGGATTTATGA
- a CDS encoding chalcone isomerase family protein, which yields MIVRLLLSLLLLAPLPTLAVEVEGVQLPDRLEVQGETLHHNGHGIRKKLFFDIYIGSLYTATPVHSLSEVLASPGAKLIRMDFLYKKVEKEKIIEAFREGLANQSAALAAGEEAQAFLGWFGRDFVRGDRVELELGGDGTVAARHNGELLGTLRSPAFAEAVLGIYLGDKPADARLKAGMLQGKER from the coding sequence ATGATCGTTCGTCTGTTGCTGTCCCTGCTGCTGCTGGCGCCACTGCCGACCTTGGCGGTCGAAGTCGAAGGCGTTCAACTGCCGGACCGGCTGGAGGTTCAGGGAGAAACCCTGCACCACAACGGCCACGGCATCCGCAAGAAACTCTTCTTCGATATCTATATCGGTTCTCTCTATACCGCCACGCCCGTGCATAGTCTGTCGGAAGTCCTGGCCAGTCCCGGGGCCAAGCTCATCCGCATGGACTTTCTCTACAAGAAGGTGGAAAAGGAAAAAATTATCGAAGCCTTCCGCGAAGGGCTCGCCAACCAGTCCGCTGCCCTGGCCGCCGGAGAGGAGGCCCAGGCGTTTCTGGGCTGGTTCGGCCGGGATTTCGTGCGGGGTGACCGGGTAGAGCTGGAACTGGGCGGCGACGGCACCGTGGCGGCCCGCCACAATGGCGAGCTGTTGGGAACGCTGCGCTCACCGGCTTTTGCCGAGGCGGTGCTGGGGATCTATCTGGGGGACAAGCCGGCGGACGCTCGTCTCAAGGCCGGCATGCTGCAAGGCAAAGAGCGCTGA
- a CDS encoding NAD(P)-dependent oxidoreductase, translating to MGSLKGKTLFITGASRGIGAAIALRAARDGANIVIAAKSSRPHPRLPGTIHTVAADIEAAGGRALALQMDIRDEQQVAAAAAQAAETFGGIDILVNNASAIYLAGTLQTPPKRLDLMFQVNVRGTFLASQACLPYLLQGDNPHILNLSPPLDLSPRWFKDHTAYTISKYGMSLCVLGMAAEFQGKVAVNALWPKTVIHTAALAMLGGLVPPEACRTPEIVADAAHAVICRPSAVCSGRFFIDEEVLREEGVKDFEGYAVSPGHPLHTDLFLASD from the coding sequence ATGGGAAGTCTGAAGGGCAAAACTCTGTTCATTACCGGCGCCAGTCGGGGCATCGGCGCGGCCATCGCGCTGCGGGCCGCCCGCGACGGCGCCAACATCGTCATTGCCGCCAAAAGCAGCCGGCCTCATCCCCGCCTGCCCGGCACCATCCATACCGTGGCGGCTGACATCGAAGCCGCCGGCGGCCGCGCCCTGGCGCTGCAAATGGATATTCGCGACGAACAGCAGGTGGCCGCCGCGGCGGCGCAGGCGGCGGAAACTTTCGGCGGTATCGATATCCTCGTCAACAATGCCTCCGCCATTTATCTGGCCGGCACGCTTCAGACGCCGCCCAAGCGTCTTGATCTCATGTTTCAGGTCAACGTGCGCGGCACCTTTCTGGCCAGCCAGGCCTGCCTGCCCTACCTGCTGCAGGGGGACAACCCGCATATCCTGAATCTGTCACCGCCGCTCGATCTGAGCCCGCGCTGGTTCAAGGATCACACCGCTTATACCATCAGCAAGTACGGTATGAGCCTGTGCGTGCTGGGGATGGCGGCCGAGTTTCAGGGGAAGGTGGCGGTCAACGCCCTCTGGCCGAAGACGGTCATTCACACCGCCGCGCTGGCCATGCTGGGTGGTCTGGTGCCGCCCGAGGCCTGTCGGACACCGGAGATTGTGGCGGATGCGGCTCATGCCGTGATCTGTCGGCCGTCGGCAGTCTGCAGCGGCCGTTTTTTCATTGACGAGGAAGTGCTGCGTGAAGAGGGGGTGAAGGATTTCGAGGGCTACGCCGTCTCGCCGGGGCACCCGCTGCATACGGACCTTTTTCTGGCGTCCGACTAG
- a CDS encoding MerR family transcriptional regulator, with protein MTSTSAELVQIGELAIRLGITTRTIRYYEEIGLMGPSERLGGGARLYSRNDILRLKFILKMKDLGLSLKEMQELSRNFDTHNQDFSTITPQLLEMLDLHINKVDEKISRLASLRKDIVDYRARIQGILAEQSAGKTT; from the coding sequence ATGACCTCAACATCGGCTGAACTGGTCCAGATCGGCGAACTCGCCATCCGCCTCGGCATCACGACGCGAACCATCCGTTACTACGAAGAGATCGGCCTGATGGGCCCCTCCGAACGACTGGGAGGCGGCGCCAGGCTCTATTCTCGCAACGATATTCTGCGCCTCAAGTTTATCCTCAAAATGAAGGATTTGGGGCTGAGCCTCAAGGAAATGCAGGAATTGTCCCGCAACTTCGACACCCACAACCAGGATTTCAGCACCATCACGCCCCAACTGCTGGAGATGCTCGACCTGCATATCAACAAAGTCGATGAAAAGATCTCCCGCCTCGCCTCCCTGCGCAAGGATATCGTCGACTACCGCGCCCGCATTCAAGGCATCCTGGCGGAACAGTCGGCCGGCAAGACCACCTAG
- a CDS encoding heterodisulfide reductase-related iron-sulfur binding cluster, whose product MEFTREIYWNIGQGALVLVPMYVLALMAVAVLLWGFWQRVRVYRQGRRPVNRTDVLEERLLDMVKGVLLQGKVMRVPGAGTAHGLFFWGFFLLFIGTCLILLQADFTEPLFDVRFLQGNFYKGFSLVLDVAGLVALLMLGGLFVRRYLRRPEGLETGRDDALMHGLLFAILISGFLIEGARMAVTELGTPLAAWSPVGKVVAVSLAGLREETLRSMHVGLWWGHLLLGVAFIALIPFTKFRHIFTTSANYLLADRGPRGKMVTLDLEDEEAESFGVARVPDLSWKDVLDADACTLCKRCQDRCPAFATDKPLSPMKIVNQIGETAFQFPENSLIETVSTEALWACTTCRACQDICPAVIEHVPKILDMRRHLVLMEGAFPGEEVMTAAENTEVNGNPLGMAYASRGDWAADLGVKTLAEDADVDVLYFVGCYASFDKRNIAVARSFIRLCQAAGVKVGILGKEEKCCGEPLRKIGNEYLYQSLAAENVETLRRYGVKKVVTTCPHCFNTLAKDYQDLGLGLEVEHYTVFLERLLEKGRLKLRPEAFAATCHDSCYLGRYNDIYQAPRTLLAAAGGRLAEMSQNQANSFCCGAGGGRILAEENLGSRINNRRVAMAADTGAPLLVSNCPFCLTMFEDGVKGADLEGRLATKDLAEILLERLVR is encoded by the coding sequence ATGGAATTTACACGGGAGATTTACTGGAATATCGGCCAGGGGGCACTGGTGCTTGTGCCCATGTATGTGTTGGCGCTTATGGCGGTGGCCGTCCTGCTGTGGGGGTTCTGGCAGCGCGTCCGGGTGTATCGTCAGGGGAGACGCCCCGTGAACCGGACCGACGTTTTGGAAGAGCGGCTGCTGGACATGGTCAAAGGGGTGCTGCTGCAGGGGAAAGTCATGCGCGTGCCGGGAGCCGGCACGGCCCACGGCCTCTTCTTCTGGGGGTTTTTCCTCCTGTTTATTGGCACCTGTCTCATCCTTCTCCAGGCCGATTTCACCGAGCCCTTGTTTGATGTCCGCTTTCTCCAGGGCAATTTCTACAAAGGTTTCTCCCTGGTCCTGGATGTAGCCGGCCTGGTCGCCCTGCTCATGCTCGGCGGCCTGTTCGTGCGGCGTTACCTGCGACGGCCCGAGGGGCTGGAAACGGGACGGGACGACGCCCTCATGCATGGGCTGCTATTTGCCATTCTGATCAGCGGTTTTCTCATCGAAGGCGCCCGCATGGCTGTGACGGAACTCGGCACGCCGCTGGCGGCCTGGAGCCCGGTGGGGAAAGTCGTGGCGGTCTCCCTGGCTGGCCTTAGGGAGGAAACGCTGCGCAGTATGCATGTTGGTCTCTGGTGGGGGCACCTGCTGCTCGGAGTTGCTTTTATCGCTCTCATCCCCTTTACCAAGTTCCGCCACATTTTCACCACCAGCGCCAATTATCTGCTGGCCGATCGCGGGCCCCGGGGCAAGATGGTTACCCTCGATCTGGAGGACGAGGAGGCCGAGAGTTTTGGCGTGGCCCGTGTTCCGGATTTATCCTGGAAAGATGTCTTGGACGCCGATGCCTGCACCCTGTGCAAACGCTGTCAGGATCGCTGTCCCGCCTTTGCCACGGACAAGCCTTTGTCGCCCATGAAGATCGTCAATCAGATCGGGGAGACGGCTTTCCAATTCCCCGAGAACAGCCTCATCGAGACCGTCTCCACCGAAGCCCTCTGGGCCTGTACCACCTGTCGGGCCTGTCAGGATATCTGTCCGGCCGTCATCGAGCATGTGCCCAAAATCCTCGACATGCGCCGCCATCTGGTGCTCATGGAAGGGGCTTTTCCCGGCGAGGAGGTGATGACCGCCGCCGAGAACACGGAGGTCAACGGCAATCCCCTGGGCATGGCCTATGCCTCCCGCGGCGATTGGGCCGCCGACCTGGGCGTGAAGACCCTGGCCGAAGATGCCGATGTCGATGTCCTCTATTTCGTCGGCTGCTACGCCTCTTTCGACAAGCGCAACATCGCCGTCGCCCGCAGTTTCATCCGGTTGTGCCAGGCGGCGGGCGTCAAGGTGGGCATATTGGGCAAGGAGGAGAAGTGCTGCGGGGAGCCTCTGCGCAAAATCGGCAATGAGTATCTCTACCAGAGCCTCGCGGCGGAAAACGTGGAAACCCTGCGCCGGTACGGGGTGAAAAAAGTGGTCACCACCTGCCCCCACTGCTTCAACACCCTGGCCAAGGACTATCAGGATCTCGGTCTGGGGCTGGAGGTCGAGCACTACACGGTCTTTCTCGAACGCCTACTGGAAAAAGGACGTCTCAAGCTGCGCCCCGAGGCTTTTGCCGCCACCTGTCACGACTCCTGCTACCTGGGGCGTTACAATGACATCTATCAGGCGCCGCGCACGCTGCTGGCGGCGGCTGGCGGCCGCCTGGCTGAAATGTCGCAGAACCAGGCGAACAGCTTCTGCTGCGGCGCCGGGGGCGGCCGTATTCTGGCCGAAGAGAATCTGGGCTCGCGCATCAACAACCGCCGGGTGGCCATGGCCGCCGACACGGGGGCGCCGTTGCTCGTCTCCAATTGCCCCTTCTGTCTGACCATGTTCGAGGACGGTGTCAAGGGCGCGGATCTGGAGGGGCGGCTGGCGACCAAAGACCTGGCTGAGATTCTGCTGGAGCGCCTGGTCCGTTGA